The DNA region GCGCTCGCAACTCATCCAGGTCACCGATATCCCGTGGCAGCAGGCGCTGCCGGGCGTGCGGCAGAAGCCGCTATGGTCTGATCCGGGGACCAAGCGGCGCGCCGTGCTGAGCCGCTTCGAGCCGGGCGCGCACCTGCCGATGCATCGCCACGTCGGCGACGAGATCCTCTACGTGATCGAGGGCTCGATCGCCGACCGGTCCGGCACGATCACCGCGGGCAACCTCGGCTACCGCCCCGACGGCTGCGTGCACGACGTCAGTAGCAAAAACGGCGCGACGGTGCTGGCCGTGATCACGGGCGGCGTCGAGCCGGCCAAAGAGCTTGGCGGCGCGCCGCGCTCACAGATAATCGCGCTCAGCGAGCTCGA from Candidatus Binataceae bacterium includes:
- a CDS encoding cupin domain-containing protein, with protein sequence MADGPRSQLIQVTDIPWQQALPGVRQKPLWSDPGTKRRAVLSRFEPGAHLPMHRHVGDEILYVIEGSIADRSGTITAGNLGYRPDGCVHDVSSKNGATVLAVITGGVEPAKELGGAPRSQIIALSELEWHDALPGVRQKRIWEDKTTRRSAVLARFEPGAQIPRHRHSGEELLYVIEGSHADESAEVTVGNMSLRPTGCTHAVSSHNGAITLAFLWGPIELV